The DNA window GGGACCGACATCCGCCCCAGATGCTCTCTCACGTTCGCGACCCCGAAGGTCGTCGTGAACGCTGCGAACGCCACGCCATCGTTTCCGCTGTCACCGACGAAGGCGTACCGCCGCAGGGCGCCGGTGGGGTCTTCCGCGAAGTGGCGAGAGAGAAGGCGGAGCACGCCCGTCGCTTTGTCCTCGACCTCGCGCGTGAGGTGGAGGTGGACGCTCGACACGAGGGTCCGGACGCCCTGCTCGTGCGCGATGGCACGCATGCGCTCCACGTCGGCTGACGGGACCTGGCGGTGTTCGCCGATGTCCAAGGTGACGTCCGTCACGCGGGCGCCATTGTCGTCGGCGAGGGCTGTTGCGGGAAAATCACGCACGAGGGCCTCCGCAAGGTCGAGCAGGGCAGCTCGCCGATCGCGTCGCGCGGCTGGATCGAGCGGATCGGCCATGCCGATCCGGGTGCCGGTGCCCTTCGTCGAAGTCGACGAAGAAGGAGAAGGAGCGGTCCGAGGAGGGGGTGGGAGCGGCTCCGGGATCAGCGCCAGGGCCCCGTTCTCGACCACGGTGGCGTCGAGGGGCCACTGACGCTGGATGACCTGTCCCCAGCCTGCAGGTCTGCCCGTGCACGCGATGAGCCGGAGCCCGGACGCACGGAGTCGGAAGAGTGCGCTGTAGGTGGCCTCCGCCAGGGCGCCGTGATCGAGGACCGTGTCATCCAGGTCGAAGACGATGCCGGCGAGGGCTCGCGCCGTCTCGACCGGGATGTCGGCGAGAGGTCTCACAAGGTCTCGATCCGCGCGATGAGGCTCTTCAGGTAGAGGCCCTCGGGGAAGGCGGCTGGGACGGGGTGATCGGCTCCCTGGTAGTGGCGATCGAACACGGTGGCCTGCATGCGGGCGTCCCGAGCGCCCAGGGCGAGCGCGCGGGTCAGATCGTCGAGGCCGACGGCCCCCGAGCAGGAGCACATGATGAGCACGCCCCCAGGCCGGGTGGCGCGGCAGGCGGCCGCCGCAAGCGCTCGGTACGCGGGGAGGGCGCCCTCCTTCATGGCGCGGGTGGCCGCCAGCTTCGGCGGATCGCAGATGACGAGGTCGAAGGGCTCCTTGGAAGCGCGCGCCACAGCCTTGCGCGCGTCGTCGCGCGTGAACGAGATGCGCTCGAACAGGCCGTTTTCTCGCGCGCACTCGGCAGCGATCTCCAGGGCGACCGCGCTCTCGTCGATGGCGACGACCTCGCGCGCCCCGCCCCGCGCCGCCGCCATCGCGAAGGTCCCGACGAAGGAGTAGAGGTCGAGGACGCGGGCGCCATGGGCCAGCTGCTCGACACGCGCCCGGAGGGGGCGCTGGTCGAGATAGAATCCGGTCTTCTGACCGAGGGAGAAGGGGATGGTGTACCGAAGGCCGCGCTCGGTGAAGCGGAGCCGATCCACGGTCGGGTCGCCACGCACCACGCCGCTCCCGGGGGTGAAGCCTTCCATCCGCGCCGCCGCGGACGGGGTGCGATCGAGGATCGCCTTGGGAGCGAGGGTGGCCTGAAGCGCGTCGAAGATGACGCCCTCCCGCCGTTTGGCGCCGATGGTGCCGAGCTGCACCGCTGCCACATCCCCGAAGATGTCCACGATGACGCCCGGCAGATGATCTCCTTCGGCGTGAACCAGGCGATATGCGTCGGTCTCATGGCCCTGAGCTCGGCTCGGGAGGCCCAGATCACGTCGATGAGCGACCGCCTGCTCGATGCGGCGTCGGAAGAGTGCAGCATCCACGGGCGCGTCCGACCGGGTGTACAGGCGGACCGGAATGGCCGAGCCCGGGGTGTAGAGCCCGCGCCCCAGCACATTTCCCTGGGGGTCCACGACGGTTACCTCGTCGCCCGCAATCGCGCCTCCTTCGATGCGAGCGATGGCTTGCGCGAAAATCCAGGGGTGGCCTGACCAGACGGGTCGCACATGGCCGGGTTTCAGGGTGACGGTGGGCATGATGGTCTCTCGTTCGTTCCGCGCTCCGGGAGCTGCGGGGTGGTCTTCGGAGGGGGTCCAAGGGGGTCGCCCGACAGGAGCACGTGATTCAGTCCCCTCTGAAGTCCACTGTCGGGGGTTCTCCGGACAGTCCGGGGCCGCTCCATGTCGCCTGCCCCATCGTGACTTTGGCAGCAGACCTAGTACTCTTGGGTTCGCTCTGCGTGTGAACCTTCCGCCACAGCGCCCCGTGGCGCGCGATGCACGCCCTCGGACAAGACAGCCAGAGACTCACGATTCCGGCTCCGAGGCGCGTGGCATCACGGTTGCTAGCCATTCGGCACCGAACAGGAGTCGCCCGATGCGCCGATGCTTGATCCATGCACTTCCCGCGGTGGCGCTGCTCACCTCCGTGCCCGCGCTCGCACAGGACCAGGACTGCCCTCAAGGGGCGTGGTTCTGCGAACAGGTCCCCGAGGAGGATCTTCCGGAGGCCGACGCTGTGCCCCCGGAAGAGGAGCCGGAAGCAGCTCCACCCCCCCAGCGGCGTGAACACCACGAGCGGCGCGAGCGGCGGGGGCCCAGGCCGCGAGCGGCACGACCCGCCGCACCTCCCCCCGTGGTCGTCTACCAACCTCCGAGCGATGGCCAAACGCCCCAGGTGGTCATTGTCACCCCGGGTGGACAGCCGCCTCCTCAGGTGGTGGTGCGCACGGTGCCAGGGGTCCCCCCCGCACCTCCACCCCCTCCCCCGCGTCGGAAGTGGCGCTCGGAGTGGGGTTTCAACTTGCGCCTTCAAGGGGCGAGCTTCGGCAGCACCCGGGGAGCCGCGGAAGATGCAGCGATGGGTGGCGCCGGCCTCAGCTTGCGGTACCGACCCGTCCCGGCGTTCGCGATCGACCTCGGCGTCGATGTGCTCGGCGGCATCGACTACCACGGCTTCAAGCGTGCCGAGATCCCCATCTCGCTGAGCGGCATGGTGTTCGTGAACCCGCGCAGCCGGGTACAGTTTTACTTCATGGGCGGGATGCACGCTTCGTACGCCCAGGTGGAACGAACCGCCATCATCACGTCGGACACGCCCGGCGTCCCCTCGACGGTCTCCACGTTCACGCAGGAGTACGATTACTTCGGTGGCCATGGAGGCATCGGCCTCGAGTTCCGTGTCTCCCGGCACGTCGCCTTGAACATCGATGGGCTCGGGTTCATCCGCAGCCGCACCGACGATCAAGCGGCCTCCAACCCGGAATTTTACGATCCTGCGACGGGTCGCACCACGAACACCTCCGGCGGTGGTCTCTTCCGCGGTGGTATCTCGTTCTACTGGTAGAGCCGGGCGTCGGGTCAGGCGCCCTCATTCCGGGCCCTGACCTTCGAACGCAGCGAAGGTCTCTCGTCTGCTCGTCATGACGGAACGCCGTCCGCAAGCGCACCGACGCGCTTCTCGCCTGGCGAGCTGAGAGACCTGGAGCGCGTCTGTCACGGGAGACTCCGGAGCCGACGCGGTGTGTTCCTTCCAGCCGTCACACCCACGAACCATCCGCCCAGGCCTCCGAACCTTCGGGTACCTGGCGGACGGCGCGTTGATCACGGAGCGTCGAAGGGGGCGCTCCGTCAGCCTCGATTACTCTTTGAGGGCCTTCACGGGCGTGACGCGAACCTTGCGGCTCGCCGGCTTGCCCTTGATGGTCATCGGCTGCTTGGTGAAGGGGTTCACGCCCTCCCGATCCTGCGTCGCAGGGACTTCCTTTGCCTTGAACTTGGCGATCCCCGGAACGGTGATCTCACCAGGCCCCTCGGCGCCTAGCTGCTTCTTTACCAGCTCAGCGAGGGCATCGATGACACCGCTCACGGACTTCTTGTCGAGGCCGGTGGACTCGGCGAGAGTGACGATCAGCTGCGCCTTGGTCAACTTGTTCCCGGGCATGTCTTCTCCTGGTTGGAGGGGCGGTTTGGGGGAAGCGGGCCGCGCTCGGTTCATGCTCGCGCCGGCCCAGAGCTTGAAAGGGCGGACCGTTTAACAAGCAGGGTTTCTCATCGCAAGGGAAACCGCCCCGCCTTCCATCAGCGACCCCAGCGAAATCGTGCCTATCCGCCGCGTCGTCCGCGACGCACTGTGAGAGGCCCGGCTCGGGTCGCCTTTCGGCGCTGAGCGGCAGCAACCTCCAGCTCGACGGTAAGGGCAGTCATCTCGCGCTCTTGCTCGTCGGTCTGGTGGTCGTAGCCGAGGAGGTGGAGGAGGCCGTGCCCAAGGAGCATGGTCATCTCGTCGAGCAGCGGTCGTCGCCGCTGCCCCGCCTGCCGGCGTGCGGTGTCCACGGACACGATGACGTCGCCGAGAAGCCGGCGACCTCCCGTGGCCGCGCTGACTTTCTCGTCGAGCGGGAACGCCAGGACGTCGGTCGGCTTGTCCTTGTGGCGGTAATCTCTGTTCAGCGTGTGAATGGTGGCATCATCCACGAGCGCGATCGACAGCTCCACTCCCTGCAGCGCGAGATGAGAGATCATCTTCTCCGCACGACGACGCAGGGTGGCCGCGGAAGGCCCCTCGAACGGACCTCCTTGCGTCGTCACGCTGACCACAGACGGAGTCGGGCGTCTGGCCACGATCCTAGGAGCGCGCGGAGCCGGTGGGGATCTTCTTCGCGTCAGCCAGGAACTGCTCGAGCCCACTCTCCGTCAGAGGGTGCTTGAGCAGCTGCTTGATGACCTTGAGCGGCAGCGTCGACACATGAGCCCCGAGCATCGCCGCCTGAACGAAGTGCAAGGGGTGCCGGATGCTCGCGGCCAGCACCTGCGTCTCGAAGCCGTAGGTCCGATAGATCTGTACGATCTGGCCGACCAGCTCGATGCCGTCCCCCGAGATGTCGTCGACCCGCCCCACGAACGGCGAGATGTACGACGCTCCTGCCTTCGCCGCGAGCAGGGCTTGGGAGGGGGAGAAGCAGAGGGTCACGTTGGTACGGATCCCCTCGTTCGTGAAGACGCGCACGGCCTTGAGGCCTTCTTCGATGAGGGGGACCTTGACCACCACGTTCTTGTGAATCGCAGCGAGTTCGCGCCCCTCTCGGAGGATCTCGTCGGCCTTCACCCCGATCACCTCCGCCGAGATCGGTCCGTCGACGACCTCAGCGATCTCCGTGATCGCATCGCGGGTCGACTTGCCCGCTTTCGCGAGCAGCGAGGGGTTGGTGGTGACGCCATCGATGAGGCCCATCGACTGCGCTTCCTTGATCTCCGCCAGGTCTCCCGAATCGATGAAAATCTTCATGTTCGCCTCTCGCTGCGTTACGCCGTCGCCTCGTCCTCTGCGCCGTGGCAGCGAGAGAACGGCTTTCCACTGCCGCAGGGGCAGTCCATCTCTGCCGTCACGGCAGGCAGCTCAGGCTCGGGAGGCGGTTGCTGCTGCGCACCGATGGGCATGTGCTCTTCGTGCTTCGCCACGGCGCCCCGCATCTCCTCCTCGTGCCACGCCGCCTCTTCGGCTTCGATGCGGCGCTCCTCTTCCTCGGCTCGCCGTACGCTCACCGCAAAGAGCTTGGTGATGACGTTCGAGGACACACGGGCCACCATGTTGACGAAGAGGTTGTAGCCCTCCTTCTTGTACTCCTGCTTCGGATCCTTCTGTCCGTAGCCCCGGAGGCCGATCCCGTCACGCAGGTGGTCCATGTCGGTGAGGTGATCGACCCACGACTTGTCGAGCTCCTCCAGGTACAGGTGGCGGAAGATCCGGAGCGATAGCTCCACCCCGATCTCCTTCTCGCGCTTCTCGTAGAGCTGCTCCGCGCGCTCGTAGAGGGTCCGCGCCAGCGCCTCGGGGTCGCCGGTGTCTGCGATCTCGTCCGGCAGCTCGACGCCGAAATGCTCACGGAATCCCTGAAAGATCCCACCCCAGTCCCAATCCTCCGGCGGCTTGCGTGGCGGACAGGAGTCCTCCACCATCGCACCAAGGATCCGATCGATGAGATCGAGCAACCGCTCCCGCTGCTCGGTGAGCGACAAGGGGACGCGCTCCGCGCACTCGTCGTAGATGCCGAGCACGTCGTCCTCGCGATCCTCGATGTCGAGCTTCACGCCCCAGCGGGTGTACAGCTCGCGCTGGAGGTTCTCGAGCTCGACGAAGCGCTCCACCTTCGCGAAGTCCTCGCGCGTGATCTCGCGACGATTTCCCTCCTTGTCCACCGGCATGACGGGATCGTTGGCGAACATCCCGAGGAGGTAACCGACGTCGGGACGGATCAGCTCGACGACGGACGCCATCGACTTGATCTTCCGCTTCTCGCCCGTCGGCTTGCCTTCCTCGTCGACGATCTCGGGCTCGTAGCGCCCCTGGAGCAGCGACTGACGCATCTCGTAGATGGTCTTGCGCTGCGCATTCATGACGTTGTCGTACTCGAGGAGATTTTTGCGGATGTCGAAGT is part of the Chondromyces crocatus genome and encodes:
- a CDS encoding HAD family hydrolase gives rise to the protein MRPLADIPVETARALAGIVFDLDDTVLDHGALAEATYSALFRLRASGLRLIACTGRPAGWGQVIQRQWPLDATVVENGALALIPEPLPPPPRTAPSPSSSTSTKGTGTRIGMADPLDPAARRDRRAALLDLAEALVRDFPATALADDNGARVTDVTLDIGEHRQVPSADVERMRAIAHEQGVRTLVSSVHLHLTREVEDKATGVLRLLSRHFAEDPTGALRRYAFVGDSGNDGVAFAAFTTTFGVANVREHLGRMSVPPRFVASSPMGRGFVEIALQLVALRAA
- a CDS encoding class I SAM-dependent rRNA methyltransferase, encoding MPTVTLKPGHVRPVWSGHPWIFAQAIARIEGGAIAGDEVTVVDPQGNVLGRGLYTPGSAIPVRLYTRSDAPVDAALFRRRIEQAVAHRRDLGLPSRAQGHETDAYRLVHAEGDHLPGVIVDIFGDVAAVQLGTIGAKRREGVIFDALQATLAPKAILDRTPSAAARMEGFTPGSGVVRGDPTVDRLRFTERGLRYTIPFSLGQKTGFYLDQRPLRARVEQLAHGARVLDLYSFVGTFAMAAARGGAREVVAIDESAVALEIAAECARENGLFERISFTRDDARKAVARASKEPFDLVICDPPKLAATRAMKEGALPAYRALAAAACRATRPGGVLIMCSCSGAVGLDDLTRALALGARDARMQATVFDRHYQGADHPVPAAFPEGLYLKSLIARIETL
- a CDS encoding HU family DNA-binding protein, producing MPGNKLTKAQLIVTLAESTGLDKKSVSGVIDALAELVKKQLGAEGPGEITVPGIAKFKAKEVPATQDREGVNPFTKQPMTIKGKPASRKVRVTPVKALKE
- the ybeY gene encoding rRNA maturation RNase YbeY; translation: MTTQGGPFEGPSAATLRRRAEKMISHLALQGVELSIALVDDATIHTLNRDYRHKDKPTDVLAFPLDEKVSAATGGRRLLGDVIVSVDTARRQAGQRRRPLLDEMTMLLGHGLLHLLGYDHQTDEQEREMTALTVELEVAAAQRRKATRAGPLTVRRGRRGG
- the fsa gene encoding fructose-6-phosphate aldolase, yielding MKIFIDSGDLAEIKEAQSMGLIDGVTTNPSLLAKAGKSTRDAITEIAEVVDGPISAEVIGVKADEILREGRELAAIHKNVVVKVPLIEEGLKAVRVFTNEGIRTNVTLCFSPSQALLAAKAGASYISPFVGRVDDISGDGIELVGQIVQIYRTYGFETQVLAASIRHPLHFVQAAMLGAHVSTLPLKVIKQLLKHPLTESGLEQFLADAKKIPTGSARS
- a CDS encoding SEC-C metal-binding domain-containing protein gives rise to the protein MASVVELIRPDVGYLLGMFANDPVMPVDKEGNRREITREDFAKVERFVELENLQRELYTRWGVKLDIEDREDDVLGIYDECAERVPLSLTEQRERLLDLIDRILGAMVEDSCPPRKPPEDWDWGGIFQGFREHFGVELPDEIADTGDPEALARTLYERAEQLYEKREKEIGVELSLRIFRHLYLEELDKSWVDHLTDMDHLRDGIGLRGYGQKDPKQEYKKEGYNLFVNMVARVSSNVITKLFAVSVRRAEEEERRIEAEEAAWHEEEMRGAVAKHEEHMPIGAQQQPPPEPELPAVTAEMDCPCGSGKPFSRCHGAEDEATA